Proteins found in one Columba livia isolate bColLiv1 breed racing homer chromosome 11, bColLiv1.pat.W.v2, whole genome shotgun sequence genomic segment:
- the LOC135580491 gene encoding olfactory receptor 12D3-like, producing MLNQTELSEFILLGLTDILGLQYFFFVFFLLLYLTTLLGNGAIVTMVIAEPRLHTPMYFFLGNLSCLDIFYSTVTVPKMLTGLLFGHQPISFGGCLAQIHFFHFLGSTEVVLLATMAYDRYVAICNPLRYTLVMSPQICLLLAAASWSIGFVHAMIHSVMTPQLTFCGHNHIHHFFCDIKPLLNLACSSTSLNMTLLNVITTSVALGSFALIVLSYLYIICFTFHKVRSQEGRWKPFSTCASHLTVVALLYIPVLFNYARPSSGSSLERDMQMSLLYSAVTPALNPLIYTLRNHEMRTALKIMLGKKSRSWRNVTKTRTTHRM from the coding sequence ATGCTGAACCAGACAGAGCTCAGCGAGTTCATCCTTTTGGGTCTCACTGATATCCTGGGGCTGCAGtactttttctttgtcttcttcctgTTGCTCTACTTGACCACTCTTCTGGGAAATGGTGCCATTGTGACCATGGTGATAGCTGAGCCCCGTCTTCACACACCAATGTACTTCTTCCTGGGGAACTTGTCCTGCCTGGACATCTTCTACTCCACAGTCACTGTTCCCAAGATGTTGACTGGCCTTCTCTTTGGGCATCAGCCCATCTCTTTTGGTGGGTGCTTAGCACAGATCCACTTCTTCCACTTCCTGGGCAGTACTGAGGTTGTGCTACTGGCCACCATGGCCTATGACCGTTATGTGGCCATCTGCAATCCTTTGCGCTACACCCTTGTCATGAGCCCCCAGATTTGTCTGCTGCTGGCTGCGGCCAGCTGGTCCATTGGTTTTGTGCATGCCATGATACATTCAGTCATGACCCCTCAGCTGACTTTCTGTGGCCACAACCACATTCATCACTTCTTCTGTGACATCAAGCCACTGTTGAATTTGGCTTGCAGTAGTACCAGCCTCAACATGACCCTCCTCAATGTCATTACCACATCTGTTGCACTAGGCTCCTTTGCTCTCATAGTCCTCTCCTACCTCTACATCATCTGCTTCACCTTCCACAAAGTCCGGTCCCAGGAAGGAAGATGGAAGCCCTTCTCCACCTGTGCCTCCCACCTCACTGTTGTGGCACTGTTGTACATTCCAGTGCTCTTCAATTATGCACgaccctcctcaggaagctccCTTGAAAGGGATATGCAAATGTCTCTCCTGTACAGTGCTGTCACCCCAGCTCTGAACCCCCTGATCTACACTCTTAGGAACCACGAGATGAGAACTGCCCTGAAAATAATGCTAGGGAAAAAATCACGTTCCTGGAGGAATGTGACTAAAACAAGGACAACGCACAGAATGTAG